The following are encoded together in the Citrus sinensis cultivar Valencia sweet orange chromosome 1, DVS_A1.0, whole genome shotgun sequence genome:
- the LOC102611138 gene encoding sugar transport protein 8 yields the protein MVESEDFKSKITVYVVVCWILAAFGGLMFGYDIGISGGVTAMDDFLIKFFPEVYKRKLHAREDNYCKYDNQILQLFTSSLYLAALFASFVASKVCTKFGRKPTILVASSFFLAGAGISSGALNIWMLIIGRILLGIGVGFGNEAVPLFLSEIAPVQHRGAVNILFQLFVTIGIFLANLVNYGTAKLHPHGWRVSLALAGVPAIFLFIGSIVITETPTSLIERGNEVAGHKALKKIRGVEDVNAEYEQIKLASDIARQVKHPFKELMKRSSMPPLIIGVLLQVFQQFTGINAIMFYAPVLFQTVGFKNDASLLSSVITGTVNVLSTLVSIYAVDKVGRRKLLLQACVQMFISQSTIGGMLLVHLKATSNTLTTTQAGFVVFLVCLFVMAFAWSWGPLGWLIPSETFPLETRTAGFAFAVSSNMFFTFLIAQAFLSMMCHMRGYIFFFFAGWILVMGLFALFLLPETKGVPIDVMVERVWKKHPVWKRFMDD from the exons ATGGTTGAATCTGAGGATTTCAAATCGAAAATCACTGTTTATGTGGTGGTGTGTTGGATTCTTGCAGCCTTTGGCGGCCTTATGTTTGGTTATGACATTGGAATTTCAg GTGGAGTGACGGCCATGGACGATTTCTTGATCAAATTCTTTCCCGAGGTGTATAAGAGAAAGCTGCACGCTAGGGAAGacaattattgtaaatatgaCAATCAAATTCTTCAGCTATTCACATCTTCACTGTACTTAGCTGCTTTATTTGCAAGCTTTGTTGCATCCAAGGTCTGCACCAAATTTGGCAGAAAACCCACAATTCTTGTAGCGTCTTCCTTCTTTCTAGCTGGAGCAGGCATAAGCTCTGGTGCTCTAAACATCTGGATGCTGATTATTGGAAGGATTCTTCTTGGCATTGGAGTTGGATTTGGCAATGAG GCTGTTCCTCTATTCTTGTCAGAGATAGCCCCGGTGCAGCACCGTGGAGCTGTGAACATTCTCTTTCAACTCTTTGTAACAATAGGAATATTTTTGGCAAATTTGGTGAATTATGGAACCGCAAAGTTGCATCCACATGGATGGAGAGTATCATTAGCACTAGCAGGGGTGCCGgccattttcttatttataggTTCTATAGTCATCACTGAGACACCAACTAGCCTAATTGAGCGTGGGAATGAAGTAGCTGGGCATAAAGCTCTCAAAAAAATCAGGGGCGTTGAAGATGTTAATGCCGaatatgaacaaattaaattggCAAGCGATATTGCACGGCAAGTGAAGCATCCTTTCAAAGAACTCATGAAGCGATCAAGCATGCCACCACTAATAATTGGCGTCCTGCTGCAAGTATTTCAGCAGTTTACAGGAATTAATGCCATAATGTTTTATGCCCCCGTCCTGTTTCAAACTGTTGGATTCAAGAATGATGCTTCGTTGCTGTCTTCTGTTATCACCGGAACCGTTAATGTTCTTAGCACTTTGGTCTCAATCTATGCTGTTGATAAAGTCGGTAGAAGGAAACTGCTTCTCCAAGCCTGTGTCCAAATGTTCATTAGCCAA AGTACAATTGGAGGTATGTTGCTGGTTCACTTGAAGGCTACATCAAATACACTTACAACAACACAAGCAGGTTTCGTGGTGTTTCTTGTGTGCTTGTTTGTCATGGCTTTCGCGTGGTCGTGGGGTCCTCTCGGCTGGTTAATTCCTAGCGAAACATTCCCTCTGGAAACAAGAACTGCAGGCTTTGCATTCGCCGTTAGCTCTAACATGTTCTTCACTTTCCTTATAGCTCAAGCTTTCTTGTCAATGATGTGCCATATGCGTGGCTacatattcttcttcttcgccGGTTGGATTTTAGTCATGGGGTTGTTTGCACTTTTTCTGTTGCCGGAGACAAAGGGTGTGCCGATTGATGTAATGGTGGAAAGAGTGTGGAAGAAACACCCTGTCTGGAAAAGATTCATGGATGATTGA
- the LOC102610830 gene encoding sugar transport protein 8 → MAPAIAVGGGDMPVFEGRITVYVVACVIIAAFGGLMFGYDIGISGGVTAMDDFLERFFPRVYEKKKHAHEDNYCKYDNQFLQLFTSCLYLAALIASFVASRVCSKQGRRPTMQIASFFFLVGVVLTSAAFHISMLILGRLALGIGVGFANQAVPLFLSELAPAKIRGALNISFQLFITIGIFIANMVNYAMSNVHPYGWRLSLAIAGVPALFLCVGSMSICETPTSLIERGRLEEGRVVLQRIRGVANVDNEFDSIVHACEMANQVTKPFSKLMKRSSRPPLVIAILLQVFQQFTGINAIMFYAPVLFQTVGFGSEASLLSAVITGLVNVFSTLVSVYAVDKAGRRALLLEAVVQMFITQSIIGIILAIWLKPTGSLNKVEAIIVVVLVCVFVMGFAWSWGPLGWLIPSETFPLETRTAGFAFAVSTNMLFTFLVAQAFLSMLCNMKAGIFFFFAAWIVVMGLFAMFLLPETKGVPVDAVTERVWKQHWFWKRFMDEEDVKPAAKAPSGIHPHLT, encoded by the exons ATGGCGCCGGCTATCGCAGTTGGAGGTGGAGATATGCCTGTGTTTGAAGGCAGAATCACAGTCTATGTGGTTGCCTGCGTCATTATTGCGGCTTTTGGAGGATTAATGTTCGGTTATGACATCGGCATTTCAG GTGGGGTCACAGCCATGGACGATTTCTTGGAAAGATTTTTTCCGCGAgtatatgaaaagaaaaagcacgCACACGAAGATAATTATTGCAAGTATGATAACCAGTTTCTGCAACTGTTCACTTCTTGCTTGTACCTAGCGGCTCTCATCGCTAGCTTCGTAGCCTCCCGAGTCTGCTCTAAGCAAGGCCGCAGGCCCACCATGCAGATAGCTTCGTTTTTCTTCTTGGTCGGCGTCGTTTTAACCTCCGCGGCCTTCCACATTTCTATGTTGATTTTGGGTAGACTCGCCCTCGGAATCGGTGTCGGATTTGCCAATCaa gCAGTCCCTCTTTTCCTCTCCGAGTTAGCTCCAGCAAAGATTCGTGGTGCACTCAACATTAGCTTCCAACTATTTATCACCATCGGAATATTCATAGCGAACATGGTTAACTACGCAATGTCAAATGTTCACCCGTACGGATGGAGATTATCGCTGGCAATCGCGGGAGTGCCGGCTCTGTTCTTATGCGTCGGTTCTATGTCTATTTGTGAAACTCCCACTAGCCTCATCGAGCGCGGCAGGCTCGAGGAAGGAAGGGTGGTCCTCCAGAGGATCCGCGGCGTCGCAAATGTGGACAACGAGTTCGATTCAATCGTGCACGCGTGCGAGATGGCCAATCAAGTCACAAAGCCGTTCAGCAAGCTCATGAAACGATCGAGTCGCCCCCCGCTGGTTATAGCAATACTGCTGCAGGTGTTCCAGCAGTTCACTGGAATCAACGCCATTATGTTCTACGCACCCGTCCTCTTCCAGACCGTTGGATTCGGAAGCGAGGCGTCTCTGCTCTCTGCCGTCATCACAGGACTCGTCAACGTGTTCAGTACGTTGGTCTCGGTTTACGCGGTGGATAAAGCCGGAAGGAGAGCACTGCTTCTCGAAGCCGTGGTGCAGATGTTCATCACACAGAGCATAATTGGCATCATTCTAGCAATATGGTTGAAGCCAACCGGTTCTTTGAACAAAGTGGAGGCAATAATTGTGGTGGTACTGGTGTGCGTGTTCGTGATGGGCTTTGCGTGGTCGTGGGGGCCGCTCGGATGGCTCATTCCCAGCGAGACATTTCCTTTGGAGACTAGGACGGCCGGTTTTGCGTTTGCCGTCAGCACGAACATGCTGTTCACGTTTTTGGTGGCGCAGGCGTTCTTGTCGATGCTGTGCAATATGAAGGCCGGgatattcttcttcttcgcgGCGTGGATTGTGGTCATGGGGTTGTTTGCCATGTTCCTTCTGCCGGAGACCAAGGGGGTGCCGGTGGACGCCGTGACGGAGAGAGTGTGGAAGCAGCATTGGTTCTGGAAGAGATTCATGGATGAAGAAGATGTTAAGCCTGCAGCCAAGGCACCCAGTGGCATCCACCCGCACTTGACATGA
- the LOC102620212 gene encoding chloride channel protein CLC-d isoform X1 — MLSNHLQNGFETAKLVWSQIPNSEEAEHEGVGLLSTSGGSSSVESLDYEVIENYAYREEQAQRGKLYVGYSVVVKWFFALLIGIGTGLAAVFINISVENFAGWKFSLTFSIIQKSYFAGFLVYILINLILVFSSVYIITKFAPAAAGSGIPEIKGYLNGVDIHGILLFRTLIGKIFGSIGSVGGGLALGKEGPLVHTGACIASLLGQGGSTKYHLRYRWLQVFRSDRDRRDLVTCGCAAGVAAAFRAPVGGVLFALEEVTSWWRSQLMWRVFFTSAIVAVVVRSAMGWCKSGKCGHFGSGGFIIWDISDGQEDYSFEELLPMAVIGVIGGLLGALFNQLTLYMTSWRRNYLHKKGNRVKIIEACVISVITSVISFGLPLLRKCSPCPESDLDSGIECPRPPGMYGNYVNFYCSKDKEYNDLATIFFNTQDDAIRNLFSAKTIHEYSAQSLLTFLVMFYTLAVVTFGIAVPAGQFVPGIMIGSTYGRLVGMFVVNFYKKLNIEEGTYALLGAASFLGGSMRMTVSLCVIMVEITNNLKFLPLIMLVLLISKAVGDAFSEGLYEEQAHLRGVPLLESRPKYKMRQMTAKEACGAQKVVSLPRIIKVADVVSILRTNKHNGFPVIDHSRNGERLVIGLVLRSHLLVLLQSKVDFQHSPLPCDTRGGSKPISHSFSEFVKPASSKGLSIDDIHLSSDDMEMYIDLGPFLNPSPYVVPEDMSLSKVYNLFRQLGLRHIFVVPRASRVIGLITRKDLLIEDGEDSTTVELQSTSVRAQRRDKSLLTRNTEAELPLLNGLLVEDHN; from the exons ATGTTATCGAATCACTTGCAAAACGGATTTGAAACGGCGAAGCTGGTGTGGTCTCAGATTCCGAACTCGGAGGAGGCTGAGCACGAAGGTGTTGGACTCTTGAGTACAAGTGGCGGAAGCAGCTCTGTCGAGAGTCTTGACTATGAAGTGATCGAGAATTACGCTTATCGAGAAGAGCAG GCGCAGAGAGGGAAGCTGTATGTTGGATACTCTGTGGTGGTGAAATGGTTCTTTGCTTTGCTTATTGGCATTG GTACTGGGCTTGCTGCtgttttcattaatatatCTGTTGAGAACTTTGCTGGCTGGAAGTTTTCACTAACTTTTTCTATAATACAAAAGTCATATTTCGCTGGCTTTCTGGTGTACATACTAATAAACTTGATTTTAGTGTTTTCTTCTGTATATATCATCACTAAGTTTGCACCAGCAGCAGCAGGGTCTGGCATTCCTGAAATTAAAGGTTATTTAAATG GAGTTGATATTCACGGTATCCTTCTTTTCAGAACCTTGATTGGAAAG ATATTTGGAAGCATTGGTTCTGTGGGAGGTGGTCTAGCTCTAGGCAAGGAAGGCCCTCTGGTCCATACTGGTGCTTGTATTGCTTCTTTGCTCGGACAA GGTGGTTCCACTAAATATCATCTCAGATACCGGTGGCTACAGGTTTTCAGGAGTGACCGAGATCGCCGTGATCTT GTAACTTGTGGGTGTGCAGCTGGAGTTGCTGCTGCTTTTAGAGCTCCAGTCGGTGGTGTATTATTTGCATTGGAAGAGGTTACATCATG GTGGAGGAGTCAACTTATGTGGCGAGTCTTTTTCACTTCTGCTATTGTCGCTGTTGTTGTGCGTTCTGCAATGGGTTGGTGTAAGAGTGGAAAGTGTGGACATTTTGGCTCAGGTGGCTTCATTATATGGGACATATCAGA TGGTCAAGAGGACTATTCTTTTGAAGAGCTATTGCCGATGGCAGTTATTGGGGTTATTGGAGGTCTACTAG GAGCATTATTTAACCAACTCACTCTTTACATGACTTCCTGGCGTAGAAATTATTTACACAAGAAAGGGAACCGAGTCAAA attattgAAGCATGTGTCATCTCCGTGATAACTTCAGTTATTTCGTTCGGGCTTCCACTTCTAAGAAAATGCAGTCCATGCCCTGAATCAGATCTTGACTCTGGTATTGAATGCCCACGGCCTCCAGGGATGTACGGAAATTATGTAAAT TTTTACTGTAGCAAGGACAAGGAATACAACGATCTTGCAACTATTTTCTTCAACACGCAG GATGATGCTATAAGGAATTTGTTTAGTGCAAAAACAATTCACGAGTACAGTGCTCAAAGTTTATTGACCTTTCTG GTTATGTTTTATACCTTAGCAGTTGTGACATTTGGTATCGCTGTCCCTGCCGGACAGTTTGTTCCTGGAATTATGATCGGGTCAACTTATGGTCGTCTTGTTGGCATGtttgttgttaatttttacaaGAAGCTTAACATTGAGGAGGGAAC ATATGCTTTGCTGGGAGCTGCTTCTTTTCTCGGGGGTTCAATGCGAATGACAGTTTCTCTTTGTGTCATTATGGTTgaaatcacaaataatttgaaatttctaCCTCTTATCATGCTTGTTCTTCTTATATCAAAG GCTGTTGGAGATGCTTTTAGTGAAGGTCTTTACGAAGAACAAGCACACCTGAGGGGTGTTCCTTTGTTGGAATCAAGACCTAAATACAAGATGCGGCAAATGACTGCAAAAGAAGCATGTGGAGCTCAAAAG GTTGTTTCCTTACCTCGAATCATAAAGGTTGCTGATGTAGTTTCTATATTGCGGACAAACAAACACAATGGCTTCCCG GTGATTGATCACTCAAGAAACGGAGAAAGATTAGTAATTGGACTTGTGCTTCGAAG CCACTTGCTGGTACTTCTTCAGTCAAAGGTAGATTTCCAGCATAGTCCTTTGCCTTGTGATACCAGAGGTGGATCAAAGCCAATCAG CCACAGTTTCAGTGAATTTGTAAAACCTGCTTCCAGTAAAGGATTATCTATTGATGACATACACTTAAGTTCAGATGACATGGAAATGTACATAGATCTTGGCCCATTTTTGAATCCCTCTCCTTATGTTGTTCCCGAAGATATGTCTCTGTCGAAG GTATATAATCTTTTCCGCCAACTGGGACTGAGACATATATTTGTCGTCCCTCGTGCTTCTCGTGTGATTGGTTTGATTACCAGAAAAGATTTGTTGATTGAG GATGGTGAGGATTCAACCACAGTGGAGCTCCAATCAACTAGTGTAAG AGCTCAGCGTCGTGATAAAAGTTTGCTCACAAGGAATACAGAAGCGGAGCTTCCCCTTTTGAATGGTCTTTTGGTTGAAGATCATAACTGA
- the LOC102620212 gene encoding chloride channel protein CLC-d isoform X2, whose protein sequence is MLSNHLQNGFETAKLVWSQIPNSEEAEHEGVGLLSTSGGSSSVESLDYEVIENYAYREEQAQRGKLYVGYSVVVKWFFALLIGIGTGLAAVFINISVENFAGWKFSLTFSIIQKSYFAGFLVYILINLILVFSSVYIITKFAPAAAGSGIPEIKGYLNGVDIHGILLFRTLIGKIFGSIGSVGGGLALGKEGPLVHTGACIASLLGQGGSTKYHLRYRWLQVFRSDRDRRDLVTCGCAAGVAAAFRAPVGGVLFALEEVTSWWRSQLMWRVFFTSAIVAVVVRSAMGWCKSGKCGHFGSGGFIIWDISDGQEDYSFEELLPMAVIGVIGGLLGALFNQLTLYMTSWRRNYLHKKGNRVKIIEACVISVITSVISFGLPLLRKCSPCPESDLDSGIECPRPPGMYGNYVNFYCSKDKEYNDLATIFFNTQDDAIRNLFSAKTIHEYSAQSLLTFLVMFYTLAVVTFGIAVPAGQFVPGIMIGSTYGRLVGMFVVNFYKKLNIEEGTYALLGAASFLGGSMRMTVSLCVIMVEITNNLKFLPLIMLVLLISKAVGDAFSEGLYEEQAHLRGVPLLESRPKYKMRQMTAKEACGAQKVVSLPRIIKVADVVSILRTNKHNGFPVIDHSRNGERLVIGLVLRSHLLVLLQSKVDFQHSPLPCDTRGGSKPISHSFSEFVKPASSKGLSIDDIHLSSDDMEMYIDLGPFLNPSPYVVPEDMSLSKVYNLFRQLGLRHIFVVPRASRVIGLITRKDLLIEDGEDSTTVELQSTSSSAS, encoded by the exons ATGTTATCGAATCACTTGCAAAACGGATTTGAAACGGCGAAGCTGGTGTGGTCTCAGATTCCGAACTCGGAGGAGGCTGAGCACGAAGGTGTTGGACTCTTGAGTACAAGTGGCGGAAGCAGCTCTGTCGAGAGTCTTGACTATGAAGTGATCGAGAATTACGCTTATCGAGAAGAGCAG GCGCAGAGAGGGAAGCTGTATGTTGGATACTCTGTGGTGGTGAAATGGTTCTTTGCTTTGCTTATTGGCATTG GTACTGGGCTTGCTGCtgttttcattaatatatCTGTTGAGAACTTTGCTGGCTGGAAGTTTTCACTAACTTTTTCTATAATACAAAAGTCATATTTCGCTGGCTTTCTGGTGTACATACTAATAAACTTGATTTTAGTGTTTTCTTCTGTATATATCATCACTAAGTTTGCACCAGCAGCAGCAGGGTCTGGCATTCCTGAAATTAAAGGTTATTTAAATG GAGTTGATATTCACGGTATCCTTCTTTTCAGAACCTTGATTGGAAAG ATATTTGGAAGCATTGGTTCTGTGGGAGGTGGTCTAGCTCTAGGCAAGGAAGGCCCTCTGGTCCATACTGGTGCTTGTATTGCTTCTTTGCTCGGACAA GGTGGTTCCACTAAATATCATCTCAGATACCGGTGGCTACAGGTTTTCAGGAGTGACCGAGATCGCCGTGATCTT GTAACTTGTGGGTGTGCAGCTGGAGTTGCTGCTGCTTTTAGAGCTCCAGTCGGTGGTGTATTATTTGCATTGGAAGAGGTTACATCATG GTGGAGGAGTCAACTTATGTGGCGAGTCTTTTTCACTTCTGCTATTGTCGCTGTTGTTGTGCGTTCTGCAATGGGTTGGTGTAAGAGTGGAAAGTGTGGACATTTTGGCTCAGGTGGCTTCATTATATGGGACATATCAGA TGGTCAAGAGGACTATTCTTTTGAAGAGCTATTGCCGATGGCAGTTATTGGGGTTATTGGAGGTCTACTAG GAGCATTATTTAACCAACTCACTCTTTACATGACTTCCTGGCGTAGAAATTATTTACACAAGAAAGGGAACCGAGTCAAA attattgAAGCATGTGTCATCTCCGTGATAACTTCAGTTATTTCGTTCGGGCTTCCACTTCTAAGAAAATGCAGTCCATGCCCTGAATCAGATCTTGACTCTGGTATTGAATGCCCACGGCCTCCAGGGATGTACGGAAATTATGTAAAT TTTTACTGTAGCAAGGACAAGGAATACAACGATCTTGCAACTATTTTCTTCAACACGCAG GATGATGCTATAAGGAATTTGTTTAGTGCAAAAACAATTCACGAGTACAGTGCTCAAAGTTTATTGACCTTTCTG GTTATGTTTTATACCTTAGCAGTTGTGACATTTGGTATCGCTGTCCCTGCCGGACAGTTTGTTCCTGGAATTATGATCGGGTCAACTTATGGTCGTCTTGTTGGCATGtttgttgttaatttttacaaGAAGCTTAACATTGAGGAGGGAAC ATATGCTTTGCTGGGAGCTGCTTCTTTTCTCGGGGGTTCAATGCGAATGACAGTTTCTCTTTGTGTCATTATGGTTgaaatcacaaataatttgaaatttctaCCTCTTATCATGCTTGTTCTTCTTATATCAAAG GCTGTTGGAGATGCTTTTAGTGAAGGTCTTTACGAAGAACAAGCACACCTGAGGGGTGTTCCTTTGTTGGAATCAAGACCTAAATACAAGATGCGGCAAATGACTGCAAAAGAAGCATGTGGAGCTCAAAAG GTTGTTTCCTTACCTCGAATCATAAAGGTTGCTGATGTAGTTTCTATATTGCGGACAAACAAACACAATGGCTTCCCG GTGATTGATCACTCAAGAAACGGAGAAAGATTAGTAATTGGACTTGTGCTTCGAAG CCACTTGCTGGTACTTCTTCAGTCAAAGGTAGATTTCCAGCATAGTCCTTTGCCTTGTGATACCAGAGGTGGATCAAAGCCAATCAG CCACAGTTTCAGTGAATTTGTAAAACCTGCTTCCAGTAAAGGATTATCTATTGATGACATACACTTAAGTTCAGATGACATGGAAATGTACATAGATCTTGGCCCATTTTTGAATCCCTCTCCTTATGTTGTTCCCGAAGATATGTCTCTGTCGAAG GTATATAATCTTTTCCGCCAACTGGGACTGAGACATATATTTGTCGTCCCTCGTGCTTCTCGTGTGATTGGTTTGATTACCAGAAAAGATTTGTTGATTGAG GATGGTGAGGATTCAACCACAGTGGAGCTCCAATCAACTAGT AGCTCAGCGTCGTGA